The sequence GCAGATAGAAAACGAGAACGGCCCCACCAGCTCGGCGGGGCCGTTTCTGCTTCGGTGGTGGGCCCGCGTCTACTCCTTCACCACGCTTCCCCCGACCGCCTGAAGCGCCAGCACCATCTTCATCACGTCGGCGATCTGTCCGGTGGCCTGCCCCGCCGCGCCGCCGCCCGACTCACCCGCGATGGTGACCATTCTGGCCTGTGCCAGCGCCTTCGCTATTTCCGGCACCAGTTCCGGCAGCATCTCGATCTGGCGGTAGCGCAGATAGGCTTCTCCGCCCGCCATGATCGCCTCGTTGACCTGCCGGATGCTCAGGGCGTTGGCCTCGGCCAGCTTGACCACCCGGATGGCCTCGGCCTCAGCCGCAGCGGTGGCCTCGATTCGGACGCGCACCGCGTCGGCGTCGGCCTGGGCCAGCAGCGTGGCCCGCAGCTCGCTGCTGCGCTGAGTACCCAGCGCGTCCTGCTTGAGCGCCTCGGCCTGGGCGACCAGTGCGGCGTTGCTGGCCTGGGTCTGGGCAAGTTCGCGGCTCTTGTCGCTGATGGCGCGTTCGGCCTCCAGCTGCGCTTCACGGGCGCGGCGGGCCTGCTGGGTCGCCACGATATCGGCGTTGGCACTGGCCTCGGCAGCACTCTGGCGGCGGCGGGCATCGGCCACTTCCGACTGCACCACCTTGATATTCAGCGAATTGAAGATCAGACCCAGATCGGTCAGTTCCTTGCTGCACGCCTTTCTGATGATGATGGCAAGCGGATCGTCGTCATTCTCGGCGGCGTCGATAGCGGGAGCCGTCTGAATCGCCGGAACGCTGCGGGCGGGCGCGGTCTTGGCGCTGAACAACTGGTCATGGGTCAGCAGATTGATGGCCCGCCGCCCCGCCGACGACAGCAGATCGTTCAGAATCGCCATCTGATCGGCTTCCGGCTTGGAGAAGAAGCGGTTGGCCGCCGTCTTGATCAGGCCGTCGGAATCGCCCACGCTGACGATGGCGCTCGCCAACACACGCACCTTGATGGGGCGCGGAATGCCCATGTCATCGATGTCGGCGGTCTGATCGGTGATGTCCAGATCGACGTTGATCGCCTTGCTCGACAGCGTGGTTCCGGTGGTCAGCAGCGGCACTTCCAGCGACTTGCCCGGCCCCCGGTAGATGATGGTGCTGCCGCGCAGCCAGCTGACCATGCGAATGGTACCCGCCTGCACGTTTCGCAGAAAACTGCTGACCAGCAGCGGAATCAGCACCAGCACCACGAGCAGAACCACCGCGATGATCACAAATTGACTGACATCCATACACTTGCTCCTTTAAAAAGCTGAGTCTTCCGAGAGGGCCGACAGGCAGCGGAACACTGCTGAACCCCAGCAGAGGCAGCAGAAAAGCACGCGCCGCTGCGCCCGAAGTTGCTGTGTGCTGCCGCAGGGGGCCTGAAGTTGTTCGGCTCAGACCACGCTCGACACGGTGCAGGCGCTGCGCTGTTCGTCGATGGCCTCGACGCGCACGGTGTCGCCGCGCCGCACCTGTATGCCCTGTGCCTGCTCGCTGCGTCCCAGGGTGGCGAGCAGCTGACGAATCTCGCCGTCGAATTCCAGCCGCACCAGCCCAGAGCCGGTTCTATCGAAATCGGTTACAGCCTCGGCGCGGCTCATCACGGCGCTGCCCAGCGAGCGGGCCGGGCGCGACTGAAAGCGCATCAGGGCGTTCCAGTACGGCAGGATCAGCAGGCGCTCGAAGGCCACCCCACCCACCGCCGACAGCAGCAGGTTCAGGATTTCCGGCAGGTGCAGCGGCAGCCCCCTCAGCAGCAGGCCGCTCAGGCCAAATCCCAGCAGCAGGCTCAGCAGCACTCTGGGCGAGGCCAGCGTGGACAGCCACGCACTGTGCGTGCCGGGATGCCGCCCGCCGTGGGGAAGGTGCAGCCCTGAATGGGCGTGACCTGCTGGCCCCGAATGTCCTCCGTGGGCGTGTGGATGTGCGCCGGGAGAATGCCCGTGCGAAAGGCCGAGGACGGCCATACTGAAGAAACCCGCGAGGCCCAGCACGGTGGCGAACAGATAGACGTTCATGACGCGGCAAGCTCCTCTGGAGCAGGAAAACTACGGCGAACGAGGTCTTCTCGCTCCGATGCGTAGCCTAGTCCTTCCGCGCCCCGCACCTTGCCATATCTGGGCGTTACCGCTGGAGTGACGCTTGAACCGTATACCACCGATGCTTCAAGGATTCAGCGTCGAGGCGTTGCGGGCAGGCAGGAGGAATCCACCGCAGAAAAAGAACCTTCCGCAGGAGGACGGGCCATTTCAGCCCTGTTCCTCCGGAAGCGTTTCTGGTGCCGAGTCGCCCGGCGAGTTCCGGCCCGGCTACCGCGTGAGTCAGCCGTGTCCGGGCGCGTGTTCCATCTCCACGTACACGCCCGCCGTGTCCTGATCGTCCAGCAATTCAAACCCCAGCCGGGCATACAGTCGCCGCGCCGGGTTCGACTGCTCGACATGCAGGCGGAGTGGCAGCCCGAGTGCCGCCGCCCGCCGCAGCTCTTCCTGAATCAGCTGCGTTCCCAGCCCGGCGCGGCGCGTTCGGGGCAGCAGCGCAATATCGAGCAGAAACTGGTGTGCCGCCGTCTGCCAGCGGTACAGCCGCCCGACGGGCACGCCGTCCAGTTCGACGATCAGCCGCTCTACGCCGGGGTAATGCGACGTGTAATGCTGCTCCTGCGCCCGCGTCTGAAACGACAGCAGGGCCGCCCGCTGATCTGGCGGCAGCGGCAACGCCTCCAGATCGGGCCGGGTACTGATGTAAACCTGCGCCAGGAACGCTTCATCGTCTGGCGTGGCCGGGCGCAGCGTGGGCCTTGCCGGGTCAGTCATCGGGCATCAGGCGTGAAGATAGGTGCCCAGCCAGCCGCTGCGCGGCGATTCCAGCAGCACCTGCAGGGCGCGGTGGTGGGTGGGCGGCGCGGCCAGTTGGCCTGCCAGACGGTGAACGAAGGCACTCCCCTGCTGCGCCGAAACCCGCAGATACAGCGGGGCCTGGGCGCGGCGATGAGCATCGACGCTCACGTCACCGCGTGGCCCGGAGAACTTCGCGCTGCCCAATGCCTGTAACCAGGCCTGCGTGCGGCTGTGGTGGCCCTGGACGGCGGCAAGTGCCTGCAAAGTCCACTCGCCGGTTTCGAAGCCGAGCGCCCCGAGCGCGTCGGGAGCGCGGCCTGTTCGCCGCTGATAGGCCTGTGCGAATCTGCGGTTGACGGGCAGGTCCAGATCGGCAGCCCAGCTGAGGGCGCTCCGTATGCCCCGGCTGCCGCCCACAGGCCGCAGCGACTCGCCCAGTGCCAACCCGGAAGCGGTCAGGGGCGGAAGTCGGTGCAGACTGCGCCCGTAGGCCGCCACGAAGTCGAGCGTCTGCGACTCGCTGGCGATGAAGTGCAGGTGATCCGGACGAAGTTCGCGGCTGTGGCTCAGCACCTCGGCAGACTGGATCTCGCCCGCGAAGGAGTCGGCCAGGCTGGTATGCAGCACCGTGCCGCCCGCCGACTCCACGCCCGCACCGAAGGCATAGGGCAGGTCGTATCCGCTCTCCAGCAACGAGGTGACGACCTGTACCCGCCGCCCCAGGTTCCGCGCCGACCACGCGCCCAGCGCCCACTGCGCCTGCCACAGCTGCAGCGAATTGCTGAAGACGAAGGCGCTGCTGCTTTCGCCACGCGGCATCAGACCGCCCAGTTCGCTCACGATCAGAGGAACGTGGTGATGGTCGGCGAGACCGCGCAGCCGCTCCTGAAGGCCGTCGCCCAGCGCCACCAGCATATGCACACCCTCACTGGTCA is a genomic window of Deinococcus sp. KNUC1210 containing:
- a CDS encoding GNAT family N-acetyltransferase, which produces MTDPARPTLRPATPDDEAFLAQVYISTRPDLEALPLPPDQRAALLSFQTRAQEQHYTSHYPGVERLIVELDGVPVGRLYRWQTAAHQFLLDIALLPRTRRAGLGTQLIQEELRRAAALGLPLRLHVEQSNPARRLYARLGFELLDDQDTAGVYVEMEHAPGHG
- a CDS encoding ABC transporter substrate-binding protein, which gives rise to MSQPPPDKNARRTVLKSLALTVAASYAGVGTARAAQATEHADSGPLKVGVLLPVASRYPELSERYLAGLSLALNVPGVQLLTRLVGSRPADLETAARGLLTSEGVHMLVALGDGLQERLRGLADHHHVPLIVSELGGLMPRGESSSAFVFSNSLQLWQAQWALGAWSARNLGRRVQVVTSLLESGYDLPYAFGAGVESAGGTVLHTSLADSFAGEIQSAEVLSHSRELRPDHLHFIASESQTLDFVAAYGRSLHRLPPLTASGLALGESLRPVGGSRGIRSALSWAADLDLPVNRRFAQAYQRRTGRAPDALGALGFETGEWTLQALAAVQGHHSRTQAWLQALGSAKFSGPRGDVSVDAHRRAQAPLYLRVSAQQGSAFVHRLAGQLAAPPTHHRALQVLLESPRSGWLGTYLHA